A genomic segment from Flavobacterium sp. 9R encodes:
- the hemB gene encoding porphobilinogen synthase has product MFPLHRNRRLRVNESIRSLVRETTLSPTDFMFPMFIAEGENVQVEIPSMPGIYRRSIDLTVAEVKEIYALGIRAVNIYVKVSETLKDNTGKEAWNPNGLMQQAIRAIKAACPEMIVMPDVALDPYSIYGHDGIIANGDVENDSTNDALVKMAVSHAEAGADFVAPSDMMDGRVLRLRQGLDAAGYHHVGIMSYSAKYASAFYGPFRDALDSAPREAEIEVPKDKKTYQMDYANRIEAIKEALSDVEEGADMVMVKPGIAYLDIVREVKNAVNVPVTVFHVSGEYAMIKAAAERGWLDHDKIMMEQLMCIKRAGASLISTYFAKEAAILLNQ; this is encoded by the coding sequence AGTGAACGAATCCATAAGAAGCTTAGTTAGAGAAACCACTTTAAGTCCTACCGATTTTATGTTTCCAATGTTTATAGCAGAGGGCGAAAATGTACAAGTCGAAATTCCTTCTATGCCGGGAATCTACCGCCGTTCCATTGATTTAACAGTTGCTGAGGTCAAAGAAATTTATGCATTAGGCATTCGTGCGGTCAATATTTATGTAAAAGTTAGCGAAACGCTAAAAGACAATACCGGTAAAGAAGCTTGGAATCCTAACGGATTAATGCAACAAGCCATTCGTGCCATCAAAGCGGCTTGTCCAGAAATGATTGTTATGCCCGATGTGGCTTTAGACCCTTATTCTATTTATGGTCACGACGGAATCATTGCCAATGGCGATGTAGAAAATGACTCCACCAACGACGCTTTGGTAAAAATGGCCGTTTCACACGCGGAGGCAGGAGCCGATTTTGTAGCACCAAGCGATATGATGGACGGACGCGTGTTGCGTTTGCGTCAAGGATTGGATGCTGCGGGCTATCATCACGTGGGAATTATGAGTTATTCAGCCAAGTATGCTTCGGCATTTTATGGCCCGTTTCGCGATGCGTTAGACAGTGCCCCAAGAGAAGCTGAAATCGAAGTGCCCAAAGACAAAAAGACCTACCAAATGGATTATGCCAATCGCATCGAAGCCATTAAAGAAGCTTTGTCTGATGTGGAAGAAGGTGCTGATATGGTAATGGTAAAACCCGGAATCGCCTATTTGGATATCGTGCGTGAGGTAAAAAATGCCGTGAATGTACCCGTAACGGTTTTCCATGTTTCGGGTGAATATGCTATGATTAAAGCCGCAGCAGAAAGAGGTTGGCTCGATCATGACAAGATTATGATGGAACAATTAATGTGTATCAAGCGAGCTGGAGCTAGTTTAATCTCGACGTATTTTGCCAAAGAAGCTGCGATACTTTTAAATCAATGA
- a CDS encoding DinB family protein — MKKITLTLVGLFTNFISAQAIITETFVDKWENSKVYLLQMAEAMPEEKYGFKPSEREMSFKEQIEHILGNMDWLSGSYFATDKYKKREFTPITTKAQVLAEINTVFDLAKTRIETNSNIDLSQKVDFFAGPKSKLQILNLMQDHVTHHRGQLIVYLNLCQIPPPKYVGW, encoded by the coding sequence ATGAAAAAAATCACATTGACGCTAGTTGGACTTTTTACTAATTTTATTTCAGCACAAGCTATAATTACAGAAACTTTTGTTGATAAATGGGAAAATTCTAAAGTTTATTTGCTACAAATGGCAGAAGCTATGCCAGAAGAAAAGTACGGATTTAAGCCAAGTGAACGTGAAATGAGTTTTAAAGAGCAAATTGAGCACATACTAGGAAATATGGACTGGCTTAGTGGAAGTTATTTCGCAACGGATAAATATAAAAAAAGAGAGTTTACTCCAATTACAACAAAGGCGCAAGTTTTAGCCGAGATCAATACTGTTTTCGATTTGGCCAAAACCAGAATTGAAACCAATAGTAACATAGATTTAAGCCAGAAAGTGGATTTTTTTGCAGGACCTAAATCAAAATTACAAATTCTCAACCTGATGCAAGATCATGTTACGCATCACAGAGGACAGCTTATCGTTTATTTAAACTTATGTCAAATTCCACCACCAAAATATGTGGGTTGGTAA
- a CDS encoding c-type cytochrome yields MKKIILVVALIAIVSCKKESAEPFGTPATTDAATEAKTETAATPEALGKELFETKGACIACHKVDTKLIGPSLQDIAKTYKEKNGDLVAFLKEEAKPIMDPSQYDIMKANFAITKAMSEEELKGLEAYIYSNLK; encoded by the coding sequence ATGAAAAAAATAATTTTAGTAGTAGCATTAATAGCAATTGTCTCTTGCAAAAAAGAAAGTGCCGAGCCCTTTGGTACTCCAGCAACAACCGATGCAGCAACCGAAGCAAAAACCGAAACAGCTGCAACGCCCGAGGCATTAGGCAAAGAACTTTTTGAAACCAAAGGAGCCTGCATTGCCTGCCATAAAGTAGACACCAAACTTATTGGTCCAAGCTTGCAAGACATTGCCAAAACGTACAAAGAGAAAAACGGAGACCTAGTTGCCTTCCTCAAAGAAGAAGCAAAACCCATCATGGACCCAAGTCAATACGACATTATGAAGGCCAATTTTGCCATCACCAAAGCCATGTCCGAAGAAGAATTAAAAGGATTAGAAGCCTACATCTATTCCAATTTGAAATAA
- a CDS encoding methylated-DNA--[protein]-cysteine S-methyltransferase, which translates to METVAINTPLGIAQITGDANGIKQISVIDEGEVSSEIPSVLQNAVTQLNDYFQGKRTHFDFKLNPKGTEFQQKVWQALLEIPYGKTCSYMDLSKKLGDVKAIRAVASANGKNPLWIVVPCHRVIGTDGSLTGYAGGLWCKKWLLEHESPSGQQTLF; encoded by the coding sequence ATGGAAACCGTTGCTATCAATACACCACTAGGAATCGCCCAAATTACAGGCGACGCCAACGGTATTAAACAAATTTCCGTTATCGATGAGGGAGAGGTTTCCTCTGAAATCCCATCGGTCTTACAAAACGCGGTTACCCAACTTAATGACTATTTTCAAGGCAAACGAACCCATTTTGATTTCAAACTTAATCCCAAAGGAACCGAATTCCAACAAAAAGTGTGGCAAGCCCTACTCGAAATTCCGTACGGGAAAACTTGTAGTTATATGGATTTGTCCAAAAAACTAGGCGATGTCAAAGCCATTCGAGCAGTAGCTTCGGCCAATGGAAAAAACCCACTATGGATTGTAGTACCCTGTCACAGAGTCATTGGTACTGATGGCTCACTAACGGGCTATGCTGGCGGATTGTGGTGCAAAAAATGGCTATTGGAACACGAAAGTCCATCTGGCCAACAAACACTTTTCTGA
- a CDS encoding 3'-5' exonuclease, with the protein MIEKINLNNILFLDIETVPEVADFNTLDDEMKALWDHKTLYQRKDDFTPEEFYDRAGIWAEFGKIVCISVGYFIIKGDIRNFRVTSFFGEEKQLLKDFSNLINNHFNQPQHVLCGHNAKEFDIPFLARRMIINQMPIPDKLNLFGKKPWEIPHLDTLELWKFGDYKHFTSLKLMCKVLGIPSPKGDIDGSQVGHVFYVEKDIDRIVTYCEKDTIAVAQIFLRLRREDLLIDEEIIHV; encoded by the coding sequence ATGATCGAAAAAATAAACCTCAATAATATTCTTTTTCTAGACATAGAAACCGTTCCTGAAGTTGCTGATTTCAATACTTTGGATGACGAAATGAAAGCGCTTTGGGATCACAAAACACTATACCAACGCAAAGACGATTTTACACCTGAAGAGTTTTATGATCGCGCTGGTATTTGGGCCGAGTTTGGAAAAATTGTATGCATTTCGGTAGGTTATTTTATTATCAAAGGGGACATTCGTAATTTTAGAGTGACCTCTTTTTTTGGTGAAGAAAAGCAGCTATTGAAGGATTTCAGTAATCTAATCAACAATCATTTTAATCAGCCGCAACACGTGTTGTGTGGTCATAATGCCAAAGAATTTGATATTCCGTTTTTAGCAAGAAGAATGATCATCAACCAAATGCCTATTCCCGACAAACTCAATTTATTTGGCAAAAAACCTTGGGAGATTCCGCATTTGGACACTTTGGAATTATGGAAATTTGGCGATTATAAGCATTTTACTTCCTTAAAATTAATGTGTAAAGTACTTGGCATTCCTTCACCAAAAGGCGATATCGACGGCAGCCAAGTCGGACATGTTTTTTATGTAGAGAAAGACATCGATCGCATCGTGACCTATTGCGAAAAAGATACTATTGCCGTGGCGCAGATTTTCCTTCGCCTTCGCAGAGAAGATCTACTGATTGACGAAGAGATTATTCATGTGTAA
- a CDS encoding four helix bundle protein, whose protein sequence is MCKQFQNQKSKVKIKGQNQRSKSKVKIKFKIKSQFIMLESNPFKGKIFNLDDRLVRFAGECIFFTRKLEKSYENEYYKNQLIRSSWSSALNFGESQGAASDKDLIFKLALVVKELKESRNSLKILNYINEGNQDFRALLLIEVEELIAIISKIIINKK, encoded by the coding sequence ATGTGTAAACAATTTCAAAATCAAAAATCAAAAGTCAAAATCAAAGGTCAAAATCAAAGGTCAAAATCAAAGGTCAAAATCAAATTTAAAATTAAAAGTCAATTTATAATGCTGGAATCAAATCCTTTTAAAGGGAAAATTTTTAATTTAGACGACAGATTAGTTCGTTTTGCGGGAGAATGTATTTTCTTTACACGAAAATTGGAAAAAAGCTATGAAAACGAATATTACAAGAATCAACTTATCCGTTCATCCTGGAGTTCAGCTTTAAACTTTGGCGAATCGCAAGGAGCTGCATCCGATAAAGATTTAATCTTCAAGCTAGCATTAGTTGTAAAAGAGCTAAAAGAATCTCGGAATTCTTTAAAAATATTAAATTATATAAATGAAGGTAATCAAGATTTTAGAGCTCTTCTTTTAATTGAAGTTGAAGAATTAATAGCAATTATATCTAAAATAATAATTAATAAAAAATAG
- a CDS encoding nucleoside recognition domain-containing protein → MVLSRFWLVIFISSILFVVVSLFSGNSYTIDHVLNGKKDDPILLSEHYLEQMPVFIKDSLKKAPDQTMVINRDTLNADTTYVYKNKVVKVFSGVQKSDGLLPTCKSTLLDLILPLMAYLAFFCGLMELLIISGASEKLAKVLSPVFVKVFPSIPKNHPSISYMTLNFAANFLGLDSAATPFGLKAMESLQTINPEKDKASDAQIMFMCLHASGLTLIATSIIGYRAAAGASNPADVMLPCIITSFIGTIAAFLIVGIKQKINFKSASLVLGLMVLIAAIVGLLMYVNHLDLIGKNYFTSNLSALILVAIIAFTLILSFVKEKKFTEAGTTVYEAFVTGANNGVKTGVTIFPYVLGMLVAISLFRNSGLFEIVSNWVAFAFSNMGVNKQITDALPVALLRPFSSAGSRGFLIDSMNTFGADSMTGRLSSIFQCSAESTFYVIAVYFGSVNIKNTRYALGTMLLVDVICVITAIFVASWFF, encoded by the coding sequence ATGGTATTGAGTAGATTTTGGTTGGTTATATTTATTTCTTCCATCCTTTTTGTAGTAGTGAGTTTGTTTTCGGGCAATAGTTATACTATCGATCATGTTTTGAATGGCAAAAAAGACGATCCTATTTTACTATCGGAACACTATCTAGAGCAAATGCCTGTTTTTATCAAAGACAGTCTTAAAAAGGCACCTGATCAAACCATGGTCATCAACCGAGATACCTTAAATGCCGACACTACCTATGTGTATAAAAACAAAGTAGTCAAAGTATTTAGCGGCGTTCAAAAATCTGATGGGCTCTTGCCAACATGTAAAAGTACCTTGCTCGATTTGATTTTGCCATTGATGGCGTACCTAGCTTTTTTCTGTGGATTGATGGAATTATTAATCATTTCAGGAGCTTCCGAAAAACTAGCCAAAGTATTGAGTCCGGTGTTCGTAAAAGTATTTCCTAGTATTCCTAAAAATCATCCTTCGATTTCCTATATGACCTTGAATTTTGCTGCAAATTTCTTAGGGTTAGATTCAGCCGCAACACCTTTTGGATTAAAAGCGATGGAAAGTTTGCAAACCATCAACCCCGAAAAAGATAAAGCCAGTGACGCACAGATTATGTTCATGTGTTTGCATGCATCAGGACTTACATTGATTGCTACTTCTATCATTGGTTATCGTGCAGCAGCAGGAGCTAGCAATCCTGCCGATGTAATGTTGCCTTGTATTATTACTTCTTTCATTGGAACCATTGCGGCTTTCTTAATTGTAGGTATAAAACAAAAAATCAATTTTAAAAGTGCTTCGTTAGTGCTAGGATTAATGGTTTTAATCGCCGCTATCGTAGGTTTATTGATGTATGTGAATCACTTGGATTTAATCGGAAAAAATTATTTTACTTCTAATCTTTCAGCTTTAATTTTAGTAGCTATTATTGCTTTTACGCTGATTTTGTCTTTTGTAAAAGAAAAGAAATTTACAGAGGCAGGCACCACCGTTTACGAAGCGTTTGTAACGGGAGCCAATAATGGAGTGAAAACAGGAGTAACCATTTTCCCTTATGTTTTGGGCATGTTGGTCGCTATCTCTTTGTTCCGAAATAGTGGTTTATTCGAAATTGTGAGCAATTGGGTAGCTTTTGCATTTTCTAATATGGGAGTTAACAAACAAATCACCGATGCGTTGCCAGTAGCTTTACTTAGACCGTTTAGCTCGGCAGGATCTCGCGGCTTTTTGATTGATTCCATGAATACTTTTGGAGCCGATTCGATGACCGGAAGACTAAGTAGTATTTTTCAATGCAGCGCCGAAAGCACTTTTTATGTAATTGCAGTTTATTTTGGTTCGGTAAATATCAAAAATACCCGTTATGCTTTAGGAACAATGTTGTTGGTAGACGTGATTTGTGTGATTACGGCTATTTTCGTGGCTAGCTGGTTTTTTTAG